The following proteins are co-located in the Octopus sinensis linkage group LG24, ASM634580v1, whole genome shotgun sequence genome:
- the LOC115223804 gene encoding uncharacterized protein LOC115223804, with the protein MAIMLSQMLKPLKLIHFSYNPQVLSEYGPEEFNHLMECVQNVLVEDAIRKNFDVEEHKKFIYIILNELKLAEMNFKDKINDHCLTPDQNRQLRLKIYMCIGNVCLDLFRLYCRKAKELDSRGVYTTIPNNSRARTELATETAKLLDVFAIRHAIKKIETLRWRLSDADLPMRHQYREKKLRHWHVGSTSKQEIFVKNMFQKFFSKYGSSYPGKLYTDYYKYRMQIFELMQGRKRPEDPEIVEESESPSVEIIQAKVPKYKETKRIKRSNSEPRLYFGESIFEELDIQLSAVLKRSQSLAAMHLLPTKIEERQIRDLDKDLRLLAQRDDVQDDVAELLMDDLPPVIKSATQDDKRKQAQAKLQRTIQTLEQLQRENRRIDSKDVKVIEPIFTQPDILTVNFQRKDTVRISSVQVTERSLQVNPTLQIFKPQYNELLGEIPSSIVDEIDQVVDDKHQLEELYENLNTVLEEFENKESFEILSEADDIFEVPDNLNFKFCMNSASLNMKSRIVNEDLKVEEVPPWQGMKREAWELVPQVPRRHQKTTIYPRNPMIVMMQTCRMRKGRTNGRHGGYRFSMTKTASNISA; encoded by the exons ATGG CCATCATGCTGAGTCAAATGCTTAAACCCCTAAAGCTTATTCACTTTTCCTACAATCCTCAG GTATTATCTGAATATGGACCAGAGGAATTCAACCATCTCATGGAATGTGTCCAAAATGTGTTGGTCGAAGATGCTATAAGAAAAAATTTTGATGTAGAGGAACATAAAAAATTT atttatattattttgaatgaACTCAAGTTGGCCGAAATGAAttttaaagacaaaataaatgaCCATTGTCTG ACTCCAGATCAGAACAGACAACTGCGATTGAAGATCTACATGTGTATAGGAAATGTGTGTTTGGATCTCTTCAGACTTTACTGCAGAAAGGCCAAAG AACTTGACAGTCGTGGAGTGTATACGACCATACCCAACAATAGCCGAGCGAGGACTGAACTGGCCACGGAAACTGCAAAGTT GCTTGATGTATTTGCCATTCGTCACGCGATTAAGAAAATTGAGACGCTTCGGTGGAGACTGAGTGATGCAGACCTGCCTATGAGACACCAGTACAGAGAAAAGAAGCTAAGG CATTGGCACGTAGGGAGTACGTCAAAGCAAGAAATATTTGTCAAGAATATGTTCCAGAAGTTCTTCAgt aaATATGGATCATCATATCCTGGGAAACTATATACTGATTACTACAAATATCGAATGCAGATATTTGAAT TGATGCAAGGTAGAAAACGTCCTGAAGATCCGGAAATTGTTGAGGAATCCGAAAGTCCATCCGTTGA aATAATCCAAGCGAAAGTTCCCAAATACAAAGAAACGAAACGCATTAAG CGTTCCAATTCTGAACCTCGACTCTATTTTGGAGAAAGTATCTTTGAAGAACTTGACATACAGCTTTCAGCTGTGCTTAAAAGGAGCCAGTCTCTTGCCGCAATGCATTTATTACCAACAAAG ATAGAAGAGAGACAAATAAGGGACCTAGATAAGGACTTAAGGCTCCTGGCGCAGAGGGATGACGTTCAAGATGATGTGGCAGAGCTTCTAATGGATGATCTACCTCCAGTCATTAAG TCTGCTACACAAGATGACAAAAGGAAGCAGGCTCAAGCCAAGTTACAAAGAACTATCCAAACTCTTGAACAGCTGCAACGAGAAAATAGACGAATTGATAG caaaGACGTGAAAGTAATTGAACCGATCTTCACCCAACCTGATATTCTGACAGTTAATTTCCAGAGAAAG GATACTGTTCGAATCTCCTCTGTACAAGTGACAGAGAGGAGTCTACAGGTCAACCCAACATTACAGATATTCAAACCACAATACAATGAACTTCTTGGTGAG ATTCCCTCATCTATAGTTGATGAAATTGACCAAGTTGTTGATGACAAGCATCAGCTTGAAGAGCTCTATGAAAATCTAAATACCGTTTTGGAAGAGTTTGAGAATAAGGAATCATTTGAAATACTGTCCGAG GCTGATGACATATTTGAGGTTCCTGACAACTTGAACTTCAAATTTTGCATGAACTCTGCTTCACTGAACATGAAATCGCGAATAGTCAATGAGGATCTGAAGGTGGAAGAAGTGCCACCCTGGCAGGGTATGAAAAGAGAAGCGTGGGAATTAGT TCCACAGGTTCCTCGGAGACACCAGAAGACAACCATATATCCACGG AATCCCATGATTGTGATGATGCAGACATGTCGGATGCGAAAAGGCAGAACGAATGGAAGACATGGTGGTTATCGTTTTTCAATGACAAAGACTGCCTCAAATATCTCAGCATGA